Proteins found in one Thalassomonas actiniarum genomic segment:
- a CDS encoding PilZ domain-containing protein, which yields MVTFDDKRNFYRMMLNSEVTITIIDDEANRQMTATCRDMSAEGMAIEMDYPLDIGTRVRVKVESSTQSIQSLDAKGRVIRVKEESADCYLVGIKIDDMD from the coding sequence ATGGTTACTTTCGATGATAAGCGTAATTTCTATCGTATGATGTTAAATTCAGAGGTTACGATCACCATCATAGATGATGAGGCCAATCGTCAAATGACTGCCACCTGCCGGGATATGAGCGCCGAGGGCATGGCAATAGAAATGGACTATCCGCTGGATATAGGCACCCGGGTCAGGGTAAAGGTAGAGTCCTCTACCCAGAGTATTCAATCCCTGGATGCCAAGGGCAGAGTGATCCGCGTTAAAGAAGAAAGCGCCGACTGCTACCTGGTTGGCATCAAGATTGACGACATGGATTAG